Proteins encoded together in one Mugil cephalus isolate CIBA_MC_2020 chromosome 16, CIBA_Mcephalus_1.1, whole genome shotgun sequence window:
- the baiap2l1a gene encoding brain-specific angiogenesis inhibitor 1-associated protein 2-like protein 1a isoform X2: protein MSRGVEDVSKLTESTYKNVMEQFNPGLRNLVNLGKSYEKSVTAMNLAGKAYFEAVAKIGENATVSPVSRELGVVLMEIAEAHKKVHNELEDNFKRFHKDIITELEKKTEMDVKYMNATFKRYQSEHKLKQDSLERSQTDLKKLRRKSQGKHSSKYEIKENEYMETISSRQVDMQKFIADGCKEALLEEKRRFCFLADKHCMFSYQIVSFHEKAKDMLALRLPSWQEKCGDIGNVPDSVTTMIERLSTTPDQSPLVDRRNRNNMDSMVPPPAPPLKAQISPLATMFNPIPMSPITSSDRNSDQGSIGECSLSRSTSQSSGLNVGRKTKVRTIFPHTAGNNETLLSFDDGDIIVLLIQEEKDGWLYGELERTRQRGWFPSSYCRPYTEPVTSNSNLSTPVRSVSMASLPKQQEPEEVDAPVLLPPADYIDETPQSTVISSEPSPKNTRRESVCHGEAEADSHQ, encoded by the exons ATGTCTCGGGGTGTGGAGGATGTGAGCAAGCTTACTGAAAGTACTTACAAG AATGTGATGGAGCAGTTCAACCCAGGCCTGAGGAACCTGGTCAACCTTGGGAAGAGCTATGAGAAATCAGTCACAG CAATGAATCTTGCCGGAAAGGCCTATTTTGAAGCAGTGGCAAAGATCGGAGAAAACGCCACTGTGTCTCCAGTCTCCAGAGAGCTTG GCGTGGTTCTGATGGAGATTGCAGAAGCCCACAAGAAAGTCCACAATGAACTGGAAGACAAC TTCAAAAGGTTCCACAAAGACATCATTAcggagctggagaagaagaCGGAGATGGATGTTAAATACATGAAT GCCACCTTCAAGCGCTATCAGTCAGAGCACAAGCTGAAGCAGGACTCCCTGGAGCGCTCTCAGACGGACCTGAAGAAGCTTAGGAGGAAAAGCCAGGGAAAGCACTCATCCAAGTATGAGATCAAAGAGAACGAG TACATGGAGACCATCTCGTCACGCCAGGTGGACATGCAGAAGTTCATCGCCGATGGCTGCAAAGAGGCCTTACTGGAAGAAAAGAGACGCTTCTGTTTCCTGGCAGACAAACACTGCATGTTCTCCTATCAGATCGTCAGCTTCCACGAAAAA GCCAAAGATATGTTGGCTCTGAGGCTCCCCAGCTGGCAGGAAAAGTGCGGCGACATCGGCAACGTGCCGGACTCGGTGACGACCATGATAGAGAGGCTGTCCACCACTCCAGATCAATCACCACTGGTTGACCGCCGCAACAGG AACAACATGGACTCTATGGTGCCTCCTCCTGCACCACCGCTGAAGGCTCAGATCAGTCCGCTGGCCACCATGTTTAACCCAATACCCATGTCTCCGATTACCTCCTCAGACCGCAACTCAG ACCAAGGTAGCATTGGGGAGTGCAGCTTGTCTAGATCGACATCCCAGTCATCTGGTCTCAATGTGGGCAGGAAGACCAAGGTTAGGACGATTTTTCCCCACACGGCCGGCAACAACGAAACACTCCTCAGCTTTGATGATGGCGACATCATCGTTCTGCTCATCCAGGAAGAGAAGGACGGCTGGCTGTACGGAGAATTAGAGAGGACACGACA GCGGGGCTGGTTTCCCTCGTCCTACTGCCGACCTTACACCGAGCCAGTGACATCCAACAG CAATCTGAGCACGCCCGTGCGCAGTGTGAGTATGGCCAGCCTGCCCAAGCAGCAGGAGCCAGAGGAGGTGGACGCGCCGGTGCTGCTGCCGCCGGCGGACTACATTGACGAGACCCCACAAAGCACCGTGATCTCCTCAGAGCCCTcaccaaaaaacaca aggaGGGAATCCGTTTGCCACGGTGAAGCTGAGGCCGACAGTCACCAATGA
- the baiap2l1a gene encoding brain-specific angiogenesis inhibitor 1-associated protein 2-like protein 1a isoform X1, which yields MSRGVEDVSKLTESTYKNVMEQFNPGLRNLVNLGKSYEKSVTAMNLAGKAYFEAVAKIGENATVSPVSRELGVVLMEIAEAHKKVHNELEDNFKRFHKDIITELEKKTEMDVKYMNATFKRYQSEHKLKQDSLERSQTDLKKLRRKSQGKHSSKYEIKENEYMETISSRQVDMQKFIADGCKEALLEEKRRFCFLADKHCMFSYQIVSFHEKAKDMLALRLPSWQEKCGDIGNVPDSVTTMIERLSTTPDQSPLVDRRNRNNMDSMVPPPAPPLKAQISPLATMFNPIPMSPITSSDRNSDQGSIGECSLSRSTSQSSGLNVGRKTKVRTIFPHTAGNNETLLSFDDGDIIVLLIQEEKDGWLYGELERTRQRGWFPSSYCRPYTEPVTSNSNLSTPVRSVSMASLPKQQEPEEVDAPVLLPPADYIDETPQSTVISSEPSPKNTVSLLNGTAKAPFLGGGNPFATVKLRPTVTNDRSAPAI from the exons ATGTCTCGGGGTGTGGAGGATGTGAGCAAGCTTACTGAAAGTACTTACAAG AATGTGATGGAGCAGTTCAACCCAGGCCTGAGGAACCTGGTCAACCTTGGGAAGAGCTATGAGAAATCAGTCACAG CAATGAATCTTGCCGGAAAGGCCTATTTTGAAGCAGTGGCAAAGATCGGAGAAAACGCCACTGTGTCTCCAGTCTCCAGAGAGCTTG GCGTGGTTCTGATGGAGATTGCAGAAGCCCACAAGAAAGTCCACAATGAACTGGAAGACAAC TTCAAAAGGTTCCACAAAGACATCATTAcggagctggagaagaagaCGGAGATGGATGTTAAATACATGAAT GCCACCTTCAAGCGCTATCAGTCAGAGCACAAGCTGAAGCAGGACTCCCTGGAGCGCTCTCAGACGGACCTGAAGAAGCTTAGGAGGAAAAGCCAGGGAAAGCACTCATCCAAGTATGAGATCAAAGAGAACGAG TACATGGAGACCATCTCGTCACGCCAGGTGGACATGCAGAAGTTCATCGCCGATGGCTGCAAAGAGGCCTTACTGGAAGAAAAGAGACGCTTCTGTTTCCTGGCAGACAAACACTGCATGTTCTCCTATCAGATCGTCAGCTTCCACGAAAAA GCCAAAGATATGTTGGCTCTGAGGCTCCCCAGCTGGCAGGAAAAGTGCGGCGACATCGGCAACGTGCCGGACTCGGTGACGACCATGATAGAGAGGCTGTCCACCACTCCAGATCAATCACCACTGGTTGACCGCCGCAACAGG AACAACATGGACTCTATGGTGCCTCCTCCTGCACCACCGCTGAAGGCTCAGATCAGTCCGCTGGCCACCATGTTTAACCCAATACCCATGTCTCCGATTACCTCCTCAGACCGCAACTCAG ACCAAGGTAGCATTGGGGAGTGCAGCTTGTCTAGATCGACATCCCAGTCATCTGGTCTCAATGTGGGCAGGAAGACCAAGGTTAGGACGATTTTTCCCCACACGGCCGGCAACAACGAAACACTCCTCAGCTTTGATGATGGCGACATCATCGTTCTGCTCATCCAGGAAGAGAAGGACGGCTGGCTGTACGGAGAATTAGAGAGGACACGACA GCGGGGCTGGTTTCCCTCGTCCTACTGCCGACCTTACACCGAGCCAGTGACATCCAACAG CAATCTGAGCACGCCCGTGCGCAGTGTGAGTATGGCCAGCCTGCCCAAGCAGCAGGAGCCAGAGGAGGTGGACGCGCCGGTGCTGCTGCCGCCGGCGGACTACATTGACGAGACCCCACAAAGCACCGTGATCTCCTCAGAGCCCTcaccaaaaaacaca GTTTCTTTACTCAATGGGACTGCAAAGGCTCCTTTTCTAGG aggaGGGAATCCGTTTGCCACGGTGAAGCTGAGGCCGACAGTCACCAATGACAGATCGGCACCGGCGATCTAA